The proteins below are encoded in one region of Pontibacter deserti:
- a CDS encoding lipocalin-like domain-containing protein encodes MKKLQFLTYLFAALLMVTTVSCDEDDDDTTPDKESLLTAGEWTGDKIYVQGVDATDDFAELFDFDVKNSTISFSADGTYTADSDFGSDEGTWEFSEDETQIILDEGTDDETTVEVNRLTSSEFWAEGDLADMGQDVEIRFVR; translated from the coding sequence ATGAAAAAACTACAGTTCCTTACTTACCTATTTGCTGCACTGCTAATGGTTACTACAGTTAGCTGCGATGAAGACGATGATGATACAACTCCAGATAAAGAGTCCCTTTTAACTGCTGGGGAATGGACTGGGGATAAAATTTATGTTCAGGGAGTTGACGCAACTGACGATTTTGCTGAACTTTTTGATTTTGATGTAAAGAATTCAACCATTAGTTTTAGTGCAGATGGTACATATACAGCAGATAGTGACTTTGGTTCAGATGAGGGAACCTGGGAATTCTCAGAAGATGAAACCCAGATTATTTTAGATGAAGGAACAGATGACGAGACAACCGTGGAAGTTAACAGACTCACTAGCTCCGAATTTTGGGCCGAGGGCGACTTAGCTGATATGGGTCAGGA
- the murB gene encoding UDP-N-acetylmuramate dehydrogenase, with protein MKLQSDFPLKPYNTFGIDVKAKLFARFDSVQELQELLQMPELKQEQKLILGGGSNLLFTKDFDGVVLQNGIKGIEVVHEDENYTYVKAGGGEVWHEFVLYTLEHNLGGVENLSLIPGTVGAAPLQNIGAYGVELKDVFYELEALHLETGQMHTFSNEDCKFGYRESVFKNELKGQFIVTSVTFRLHKNHKVNTSYGAIKTTLEEMQVTQPTIQDVSAAVCYIRQSKLPDPKQIGNAGSFFKNPEIPIILFDILKEHYPDMPAYPVSELTVKVPAGWLIEQCGWKGKVIENYGVHKNQALVLVNYGGASGEKVRQLAYDIIHSVEEKFGIHLNPEVNIM; from the coding sequence ATGAAACTGCAGTCTGATTTCCCACTTAAGCCTTATAATACGTTTGGTATAGATGTAAAAGCAAAGCTTTTTGCCCGCTTCGATAGTGTGCAGGAGTTGCAGGAATTGCTGCAGATGCCTGAACTAAAGCAGGAACAGAAACTTATACTAGGGGGCGGAAGCAACTTGCTCTTTACAAAAGACTTTGATGGCGTAGTGCTGCAGAATGGTATAAAAGGTATTGAGGTTGTACACGAAGATGAGAACTATACTTATGTAAAAGCCGGTGGCGGCGAAGTATGGCATGAGTTTGTACTTTATACTTTAGAGCATAATTTAGGCGGCGTAGAGAACCTGTCGCTGATACCGGGCACGGTAGGTGCAGCACCGTTGCAAAATATTGGCGCCTATGGCGTGGAGCTGAAAGATGTATTTTATGAACTGGAAGCCCTGCACCTGGAGACTGGCCAGATGCATACTTTCAGCAACGAAGATTGCAAGTTTGGCTACCGCGAAAGTGTATTTAAGAACGAGCTGAAAGGCCAGTTTATAGTTACTTCGGTTACGTTCAGGCTGCACAAAAACCATAAAGTAAATACCAGCTACGGCGCCATTAAAACCACCCTGGAAGAAATGCAGGTTACGCAGCCAACTATACAGGATGTTAGCGCAGCCGTTTGCTACATTCGCCAGAGCAAGTTACCTGATCCCAAACAGATCGGAAACGCTGGAAGCTTCTTCAAAAACCCTGAAATACCGATTATACTTTTCGATATCCTGAAAGAGCACTACCCGGATATGCCTGCTTACCCGGTGTCGGAACTAACCGTGAAAGTACCTGCAGGCTGGCTGATTGAACAGTGCGGCTGGAAAGGGAAAGTAATTGAAAACTATGGCGTGCATAAAAACCAGGCGCTGGTGCTTGTAAACTATGGCGGTGCCTCCGGCGAAAAAGTACGTCAACTGGCCTACGACATCATACACTCAGTAGAAGAAAAATTCGGAATACATCTGAATCCTGAAGTAAATATCATGTAA